The window TGTgtagagagaagaggagagactTCAGAGGGGCAGCAGATGTGGTACAGAGAGCAGTGGAAGGAAAAGAGACGGACCCACAGGTAGCATGGTTAGCTGGTAGTGGTACTTGCATAGAGCCCTCTTCCCACCTGTTGTTGTTCTCCATGGATAGCTGACCCAATCtctgctccctctctctccctccaggaTCACTCTCTAGGATGTTCTTTGTCAGTGGGCACCTGCCTCTGGGGGGCAGAGAGACTCACTGTACACGGTGATCTTGACAGGCAGACTGCGGACCTGGCTGATGGGGTTCTCTACCACACAGCTGTACAGGTCGTCATCCTCCATGAGCACGCGGGTGATAGTGAGCACCTTCTGGTCGGGGGACAGGAGCATTCTCGAGTCATTGAGGAGAGGCTTGCCATCCTTCAGCCAGGTGTAGCTGGGCTTGGTGCCATTCTCGTGGGAGCAGTTCAGGGTGAAGGCCTCACTGAGCTCCAGCACAGTGGTTGAAGCCACTAACACCTGTGGCCTTGAAATGGGCACTGAGCCCCAAAAGGTGGAGGAAACAGTAATGGGTTAAAAAGTTTTTCCGTTTTCCTTCTATACTCTCTGTCTTCCAACACACCATACCATAACTCATTCTGTGGGCTAAGTAGACCTTTCAGGAATCATCAGTCCTGTTCTCttccatcattcattcattcattcactcactcactatTAGATACCTAGTAGGACCAGGCGAAGACAACATTAAATGAGGTAGCCATGGTGTCTGCTTTTATCCCTGTTTCCAAATACATTTCCATCACCACTGgtattttgtgtgtatttgtttttggcttttctttttagatacttgagattgagcccaagggcactctaccactgagctatgtccccagacctttatattattgttttgagatagggtcttgctaaattgccaaggctgaccttgaacttaccatcttcccatctcagtctcccaagaagcTGTGATTAAAACCCAGTGGTTgctagatgtgtgccactgcatgtAGCAACCACTGGGTTTTCATGTCTTAAACTGACTCcacctggaaaatattttattagaataactGAAGCCCAAGTAACTGGGTTCAAATTTTGGCTCTATTAGTTTTGTTaacttgggcaagttattcaacccttctgtgtctcagtttcctccatCTGGGAGAATGACATTAACTATCCTAAGATTTTTATAAGCATTAAATGAGTTGACACATGCAAAACACTTAATATAGGTTCTGGCACATAGAAGGATTCTATCCATGTTAGCTGTGCCTGTGTTTAACTTGTAACATCCAGTGGCTCTCTCTGAGCACCTCAAGACCTTTTGTGTTGGTTTTTGCTGGCTCTAGCTAGTGTGCTGCCCCAGTCCCAGTCTCCtgccctgcctccttccctgccAGAATGCTTTACCGTCGACAGTGAGGTTGATGGTCTTCTCCCCGGTGAAGGTGTCATCAGTGATGGAGATCTCCACTTCATAGGTGCCCTCGTCAGCCAGCTGCAGGTCGCTGAGAAGCAGGGAGCCATTTTCAAAGAGCCGGATCCGGTCTCGATAGTCAGGCCGTAGGGTACCAATGACCTCTGTGCCAATGGACTGCACCACGGTTACAGGCTTGTCCCGCTTCAGTTGCCACTTCACTACAGGCTTGTCGCTGCTGGTGCTGCTGTACTGCACGGAAAGCAGCGCTGACTTCCCCACTGTGCCATGGATCAGACGCACAGGGCTGGTGATATTCACCCCCTCCAGGGGATCTGTAAACAGAGGTCACGGTGAAGAATACAGAGTAAGGCTCTCAGTTTCTTAGCCCACTCCCACCTTTAAGCCCTCTGATCTCCCAAAGCCTCACCCCTTTGGGACTGTCACTCGCTGCTAGTCCTTGCTTCTTACTATCATCTCTTCTCCCGCAGGAACTCTTGTGTCCCTCTGCTCCTCCCAAGGcccttcattcttctttcacCTGGCCCTCTGCCTCTCTGATACTTTTCCTTATTGCCTTCCTCTTCAAGAAGATTCCACCTAGTTCACACTCCATGTGCTTCATTTGAGGAAATCTTTATTGAGTACCTCCTATGACTTTAGGATAAGCCAAGAGCAAGACAGACAGAAATCCCTACCCCATGAGGTTTGTAGTTCATTAGACATCAAGGTGAATCTGTCAGATCTTCTTGATCAGAGAGGGGGATGGTGGGAGATGGAGGTATCATGGGAACATAGATTCATAAGGAACGGAGTTTATCCTAAGACAGTGTCAATAAAGAGGGGGCTTAAGGGCCTGAAGACAACGTTACCATTTCCTAGTCATACCAAAACCTCCCCTATCCTTACCCCAGACACATGGAGTATCTTCCTAGACCTTCTAGTGCAGAACAGTCCTGCAACTGGGTCAGTAGTTTGGGGAATTCACCCAAACTCTGGCCCAATCTGTGTTCCCTACATAGGAGGGATTTGGCTGGATAGAACAAAGAGTTTGGAATCAGAAGGACCTTGCAAGACTAGGCCCTAATCACTTATTGGTTGTGTGGATTTGGGCAAGCAATCTTTCTAAGatttccattcttcttttctataaaataagaataactcCCTTATCATATTCTTAAGATTATAAAAGTACAATATATGTATCATTTATCGTTATGTAGAGAGAACACAAGATTGGGCCTCAGTGATTGAGGCTTATTGATCTACGGGACTTTATCTTTGGGGATCAGATTCCCCAGAGGTAATATGAGTAGTAGGCTAGATGGTCTCACAGGTTCTAATGACTACAGCTCCCATAGATGTGAGTATCTGAATGCTGTATACTTGTTATTGAATGGAAGTCTTAATTTGGGGACAGTAGAATGAACAAAATTAactattttcaagtattttttgtAAACGTTCCTACAAAAtctcacataaaaatgaaaataaatgaagtatggCTCAAGCTCACCTACTTTGGTAGAAGGGGTGGTGAGGCTCTGACCTCTGTCTTCCCTAATAACTTGGGGAGCTAGTAGGAAGTCCTGGGGCTCTGTTTCTCAGACTGAAATATATTTGGTCCCATGATCCATAATGTTTCTTCCAACTTCTAGTTTCTGTGATTGTTTAAATGGTATTCCCTGCCCAGCAACTGTGAGGTCCCAGATCCGCTTGATTTGGAAAAGCAAGCTTTAATATTTCCCTGAGTAGGCAAACAGGCTTTAGTATGCAGGCTTTTGACTTGAGGTGGTCCTGAGAAAAATCATGGAGCTTCATAAAATGCCACAGTGGTGGTGATCAAATGGCTGAGGAGCACCTATCCCTGCCACACTCAAGACCCTGTCCAAAACATTGTGGTATATACATCAGGCTTATACGTGCAGAGACCTCCCAGAGTTCAGCAAATCTGTGTAATGATCCCATTGTGGTCTGGATGTAGTTTGTCCTACAAGGGTATATGCATTGGATACTTCATCATCAGTGTGGCAGTATTAACAGGTGGTGAACCTTTAATAGGTGGGAGTTGGATAGCTCTTTGGTGGTACAGACCTTGCAAAGGATTAAAGTAGGTATTGTGGGACCCTGAGTTAATTCTGAATAGTTGTTACAAAAGAATAAAGCTAACTCCTCCTCACTTTCTGGCTTCTCCTCGtaccatgtgatctctccctcttgcaTATACTCTCTGATTTGATATGTTATGATATATGATATAGTTGGGGAGGGGCAGCTACCAGAGCTGGCACCTTGCTGTTTATACTTTCTGTCTCCAAAGTCATGCACTTTGTAAAATACATAGCCTcacttattttattatagcaatagaaaactgactaatacagatCTCAAGCACCAAACTTTGatgtttcttatttccttcttccaAGAGGCCGGGCAATGACATTCCCGGTCTCAAGGACAACTGGAAGggacttttctctctcttctgtaaTCTCTGGCCTCCCTTGAGTTTCCCTGGCTTCTACATTTTTCTATCCCATTTCAAAGTTCCAGGAACCCTTTTGTGATGTTTTTCCCCCCTCAATTCTGATTTTCCCCCCAATTTATACTTGATTTACTCTCGGCGGGGGAAAAATAGGGGGAGCTGCAGCCTAAGGATTGCCTTAGACCTTACCCTCATCTAGGTGGGGTCCTCCATATGCCTGTGAACATGGGGGTACCCTTGAGTCAAAGGGACGCATGCACACATTTGTAAGTGAATGGAGCAGTCTTTCTCAGACGCTGACAAACACTGTTTTgctgaacaaacaaaaactctagCCAGAATCAAAATTCTGTTAAGTTCAGGGTTCCACAACTTTCAAGGGACACAGAGAACTGGGACAAGAGCCAAAGCAGGACACAGAAATGAGGAAATGGCTAACAACTCCCATCCAGAGTGGAAATAAAAGAGACAAGAACTATTCAACCTGTAGAAGCAATTAACTTTCAATCATTGTCTCTGAGGCATCATTATGTAGAAAGTCTCCCGTTCCCACCAGAGGCTGAACAAAGGGAAATTAACATCTCAGCAAGCTGTTCCTATCAACAGAAACAATGCTGTGTTGGCTTTGGTCAGAGGCATCCCCTCAAGTAGGATTTTGACCTGCTGTGACATGGAGGagtgccaagcttcaaaatatAAGTATGTACCTGCACAGAGTTCCCTTTTTAGCTTCTTCCCCTACGGGAATCAACATCTCCTCTGTTTATGGACTCCCTTGGTTTCCTTTTACCAGCGATTGTCTTAAATTCAACTTTTAAGAAAAGTGCAGTGGGGATTTGTTCTCTATACACCTCATCCATACTAACACTGACAACAGCAGTTACGtcccttttttttgtttgggtCTATTCTCCATGACAAAGTCCCTCAAACCCTTTAGCCATCATAGATACTCTTGCTTGGGCTCTTGCCAACTATATTACCTTCCTTTTAAAGTGTAGTAGTTCTGGGCCAAAACTGCACATAATAATCTAAGGCAGCACATGGCTCTGtcttctaaaaggaaaaatatgttgtttttttttttctccctctctctttctttctcagtactggggattgaatccagggacactctgccactgagctacatgcccagttctttgtattttttttattttgtgacagagttTCTCTAAGTTGTCcagtctgtctttgaacttaccatcctcctgcctcaggctctgggattacatgtagctgtatccctcagtagctgggattacaggtgtatgcacTGTACCAGGCTCtgcttttggtttttaatatCCTCACTAATTAATGATGACCCGAGAAAACAACCTCCCTCCTCTATTATTACTGTATAGGTGCATCACttattttgtaaatgtttgtGTTATTCTTAGGTCATTATCCTGTTGCAGCCTACAAGGGACCACAAGGATGTGAAATCATTTAACGTGTCAATCACTGAGGGATGTAGGAGAAATACAAGGAACAGAAACTATGAAGAAGGACTTTGAGATCCAGAAAGAGAAAGGCCAcagttttttaaatctattcccCAAGAAGAGTAGTTGTCCAGGAGTATGTACCTGGCTGATATGTACTAAGATAACACATGGAGGTTTACTATGTTTGTGGATTAAAACAATCACTATTTTTAAGTTGTCTCCCAAACTGTTCTATAATTTAATACAATACTAATCAAAACCCATGATGTTTACTTGGTAATATGGCATCAAGACAGATaagggaacagaatagagaactgacttaaatattatttctcaacTTATGGCAATTTCTCTCTCAATTTATGACAGTGTTGTGGAGTAGGAAAAGCCCCTCCCTCCCCAATAAATAGTTCTGGgccatgtagaaaaaaaaatgaacttgatcATTGCAGgataattgcaagttcaaagccagtctcggcaattttgcaaggacctaagcaacttagtgagaccctgactcaaaattaaaaaaaaaaaaagggctggggatgtggcttagtggttagggttagggttcaatccctggcaccaaaacaaaacaaacaaaacaaaaaccctaaaaatcCAAactgaatagataaataaacaaattgtggtatactTTTACAGTGGAATAACATTCAGTGGGAGCATCACCCCATCAATACCTTGATCTTCGATTTCTGGTTTTCAGAACTCTGAGACAAtgaatttctgatgtttaatttATTCAGTTTATGGCACTTATTATAGCTGCCATAGAAAGCTAGTAATAagctttctttcttatttgcttCTAGTTTCCCCTCCAATGCCCCCTGAAGATCAGGTAATACAGCTGAAAGGTATGTACGACACAAACCATCTTTTAATTAAAAGCCACTTAATTCCCCTGCCCAATCCATCATTTGTAGATTATATTCCAGGCTTCTGAATATGgtacaaggattttttttctaactaaTTTCACACTTTTCTCTCCAGCATGATGAACTTCTAGTCTGTGCCTAAACACATGATGCTATTTCAAGCTATTGCCCTTTGCCCATTTTCCCTACAATAATAtccactcccactcccacccaTTTTTCTCATCCTTTAAAATTCAGTGCAGACATTCCTTCTACCAGGAAACCACCATGATATTCCCCCACCCTCATCCTGCGCCACCAGCACCAGCTTCCTGGATGGGAGTGACTGACCTTTCTGATTCCTGTGCATCATCTGTATATCTGACTCACAGTGTTGCCTGTGTTTGATTAAAATGATCTTTGCATCTGTTCGCTCTACTAAGTTGTGCATTCCTCGGCTCTTTGGAattgtgcgtgtgtgcgtgtgtacacATAAATATATCTACGGTATTTAAAATAAGATCAATTCTCCAAGGAGATGGTAGGGGGCACTACAGGAAGTAAGTGTCTGGCCAGGAGTGAATTATGGATAGACTGGTATTTCTATCCTGAAGCAGGAGGCTTATTATCTCCAAAGCTTCTTTCATCTTCCATGCTGTTCTATACTCAGAAGCTGGAGTAGGGGTTTCAGGAGGCTCAAAACCAAGAtttcccctgcccctccctccaagCCCCACCATAATCCCTTGGAAAGAATGTTGGACTGGCCCACGCCAGAAAGTCATCCCATAAGAAGTGGCAGAGTGCCCTCCATCTAATGCATTGAATGCCGTGGGAGCTTCAAAGTCATGCAGCCTTTGGGGGGAGCGGGCCAGCGAGGCTGTGCAGGAGGCACAGGGAGTGAAGAAATACATTCAACACTAATGCCTGAATTCACTGGGATGCTTCCCACGACCGCTGagctctctcccctcctcccaccccaaagACATTCAGGCCCTtcactctcccctccctctcctttcaaAGCCCCAGGGTCCCTTCTCCAGACCTTCTTACCCTTTGGGTCTCCTACCTGGCTGAATCAGAAGTAGGTAGACAAGAGGAGCGAGGTGCAGGGCCCTGGAGGCGCTGGACAGggctcccctttctctcttcattttggGTGGCGTTCTTCAGCTCTGGTGCAGACAATTAGCATGATTTCTCCACTCTGGGCACGTCCCTTTGTACCACTCGGAGTTTCTCTGCCCGAACACAACCCTGCCAACTTCCCTCTGAATACACAGAGCTCTGTGTATTGCTGGGCttgttctttcctctctctcagaCCTGGCATTTTCTAGTTTCCAGGCCCTACATCCCCAGTTTGGATGGGGGTTTCTACTTAGGACATAATCTCCAGTGCAGGTTCCATTGTGGGGggcgcggcgggggcggggggagcaGCAGTATTTTTGCTTGTCTGCACTGAGCCCCTCTCCCAGGGCAGATGAGGATCTGAGCTCTGTGAGAGCACTGGGCTGGAACACACACTCAGCTGGACCTTGTGTCCCAACCTAGCCTGTCTCCACCTCGTACTTCTTGTTCCTGAGGAGGAGGGTCCATGGAGGACAGACCTCCAATAAGCTctgaaaagggagggagaggagttTACAATGCTGAGAGAATGAAAGACTCCACCAGATTGctgaagaaatggaaaagccCTGTTCTACCCCAAAGGAAGATTGGAATATAGCTTGAATTCTGTTACTTTCACCCCTGTCCTCGTCCTGCTTAGGATTCTCTCTATCATAGAATCACATAGATTCTGGGGAAATCTTTCCAGAAGCTTCTCTGTTTATTCCTCTGCCTTCAGCCAGTGTTCTAGAACATGTCAGAGCAGAGATGAAGGTAATAACCCTACAGCCTGCTTCCCGGGCATCTGTTACCAGTGCAGCTGCCTCTCCATGCCCTTCTTTCTCAGAGCTGTACACCCTAGCTCTATCTTAACTCCACTCATGTGGCCACACCTTCTCCTGAGGGCATCCTGTGAAACAGATGCTTAATAAACTGTGCAATCTGGAGATGGGCTTATGCCTTTTTGAGTCTTTGATTTCACATGTGTAAAATGGGGGAATCAATAGCCTCCTTGGTGTGCACctctacctatttttttttttttatgcatcagaCAAAGCTTGACTAGTCCAAGTTTCTGGGACTGAAGCATCATTGCATAAACCATCTGTGCCCAAGCCAGGGGAGAAGAGTTGGGAAGTGTTGATTTTGAACTTTATGGAAGAACTCCAAAAAGTATTCTAAAATCCACcaataagatttttcttttcattttgaatttcctTGTCTATGACTTTCCCCTAGACAACTCAAGGCACCTGTCTGCCTCTGGAAGACTGTTGTTACAGCAGGTACatagagcaaaagaaaaagtcaGCATTTAGCTTCTGacctttaaaatcatattttagagAGAGTAGCAAGACGAAAGGCTTAAGAGCCAGTCTTTGTAAAGGACAAAAGGGTATTCTAAtttcttctgtctttctctttgaCATATTGAGGAGAAGCCTGTAAATTAAATCAGAGTTCTTCTATGGTATAGACAAATGGACACTTGCCTGTAATAGGTTGGCCTTGAGAATTATTGAATGGGGGTAAAAGGTAGATATGA is drawn from Urocitellus parryii isolate mUroPar1 chromosome 4, mUroPar1.hap1, whole genome shotgun sequence and contains these coding sequences:
- the Hepacam gene encoding hepatic and glial cell adhesion molecule isoform X1 — its product is MKRERGALSSASRALHLAPLVYLLLIQPDPLEGVNITSPVRLIHGTVGKSALLSVQYSSTSSDKPVVKWQLKRDKPVTVVQSIGTEVIGTLRPDYRDRIRLFENGSLLLSDLQLADEGTYEVEISITDDTFTGEKTINLTVDVPISRPQVLVASTTVLELSEAFTLNCSHENGTKPSYTWLKDGKPLLNDSRMLLSPDQKVLTITRVLMEDDDLYSCVVENPISQVRSLPVKITVYRRSSLYIILSTGGIFLLVTLVTVCACWKPSKKSRKKRKLEKQNSLEYMDQNDDRLKPEADTLPRSGEQERKNPMALYILKDKDSPEPEETPSPEPRSATEPGPPGYSVSPPVPGRSPGMPIRSARRYPRSPARSPAAGRTHSSPPRAPSSPGRSRSASRTLRTAGVHMIREQDESGQVEISA
- the Hepacam gene encoding hepatic and glial cell adhesion molecule isoform X3, translating into MKRERGALSSASRALHLAPLVYLLLIQPDPLEGVNITSPVRLIHGTVGKSALLSVQYSSTSSDKPVVKWQLKRDKPVTVVQSIGTEVIGTLRPDYRDRIRLFENGSLLLSDLQLADEGTYEVEISITDDTFTGEKTINLTVDVPISRPQVLVASTTVLELSEAFTLNCSHENGTKPSYTWLKDGKPLLNDSRMLLSPDQKVLTITRVLMEDDDLYSCVVENPISQVRSLPVKITVYRRSSLYIILSTGGIFLLVTLVTVCACWKPSKKKKRKLEKQNSLEYMDQNDDRLKPEDTLPRSGEQERKNPMALYILKDKDSPEPEETPSPEPRSATEPGPPGYSVSPPVPGRSPGMPIRSARRYPRSPARSPAAGRTHSSPPRAPSSPGRSRSASRTLRTAGVHMIREQDESGQVEISA
- the Hepacam gene encoding hepatic and glial cell adhesion molecule isoform X2, yielding MKRERGALSSASRALHLAPLVYLLLIQPDPLEGVNITSPVRLIHGTVGKSALLSVQYSSTSSDKPVVKWQLKRDKPVTVVQSIGTEVIGTLRPDYRDRIRLFENGSLLLSDLQLADEGTYEVEISITDDTFTGEKTINLTVDVPISRPQVLVASTTVLELSEAFTLNCSHENGTKPSYTWLKDGKPLLNDSRMLLSPDQKVLTITRVLMEDDDLYSCVVENPISQVRSLPVKITVYRRSSLYIILSTGGIFLLVTLVTVCACWKPSKKKKRKLEKQNSLEYMDQNDDRLKPEADTLPRSGEQERKNPMALYILKDKDSPEPEETPSPEPRSATEPGPPGYSVSPPVPGRSPGMPIRSARRYPRSPARSPAAGRTHSSPPRAPSSPGRSRSASRTLRTAGVHMIREQDESGQVEISA